One genomic window of Desmospora activa DSM 45169 includes the following:
- the iolE gene encoding myo-inosose-2 dehydratase — protein MALQQVQREQFRLGIAPISWVNDDIPGLGDDRYTADQVLSEIASLGYISTEMGRIFSQDPPSLKRRLEKHGVQLASKFVGVLFSDADRQEEELTSFRQWVSFLKEMGCEYVITCETGGSMHWDPRRSPEDKEVQKLTDHQWETLVEGLHRAAAICEENGLQLVYHFHAGTVVETAAEIDRLMASTDPDLVHLLYDTGHALYGGYDPLALLRNYRDRICYVHLKDVRRGILETVRRKNIDFRTAVLKGLFTVPGDPEGCIDFAPIFQELVDQDYHGWTIVEAEQDPAKAHPYQYAQMAKAYIDETILSIKGNLR, from the coding sequence ATGGCGTTACAACAAGTTCAGCGGGAGCAGTTTCGGTTGGGTATTGCTCCTATTAGTTGGGTAAACGATGATATTCCCGGTCTTGGTGATGATCGCTATACAGCGGATCAAGTTTTGTCCGAAATCGCGTCCCTTGGATATATTTCCACGGAAATGGGACGGATTTTCTCGCAAGATCCCCCTTCGCTAAAGAGGCGCTTGGAGAAGCACGGCGTGCAGCTTGCCAGCAAATTTGTGGGTGTGTTGTTTTCCGATGCCGATCGGCAGGAAGAAGAGTTAACCTCGTTTCGGCAATGGGTCTCCTTTTTAAAAGAGATGGGCTGTGAGTATGTGATTACCTGTGAGACGGGGGGGTCGATGCATTGGGATCCGCGTCGCTCCCCGGAGGATAAGGAGGTGCAGAAATTAACGGATCACCAATGGGAGACACTGGTAGAGGGGCTGCATCGAGCGGCAGCCATTTGTGAGGAAAACGGGTTACAGCTGGTCTATCATTTTCACGCCGGCACCGTCGTAGAGACAGCGGCTGAGATTGATCGTTTAATGGCGTCGACGGATCCTGATTTGGTGCATCTGTTGTACGATACGGGTCATGCCTTATATGGAGGATACGATCCACTGGCGTTGTTGCGCAACTATCGGGATCGCATCTGCTATGTTCATTTAAAAGATGTGCGTAGGGGAATTTTGGAGACTGTGAGAAGAAAAAATATCGATTTCCGGACGGCAGTGTTAAAAGGGCTGTTTACCGTTCCCGGTGATCCGGAAGGCTGTATCGACTTTGCTCCCATCTTTCAAGAGCTAGTAGATCAAGACTATCACGGTTGGACGATTGTGGAGGCGGAACAGGACCCGGCTAAAGCCCATCCCTATCAATATGCACAAATGGCGAAAGCGTATATTGATGAGACGATTCTCTCGATCAAAGGCAATCTCAGATAA
- the iolB gene encoding 5-deoxy-glucuronate isomerase produces MSDLIVASGKPDQSGNVLRITPESAGWQYVGFEVYTLQQGQTWQQHTDDQEVCLVLLSGKAHVSSTNEQWQNIGQRMDVFEKIPPYSVYIPSDDCYRIEAVTDVEVAVCLAPGRGTTAARLIPPEEVGVETRGAGNIERQIHNILPEQKPADSLLVVEVFTPEGNWSSYPPHKHDRDQLPDESYLEETYYHKINPGHGFAVQRVYTDDRSLDETLIVKNGEAVLVPKGYHPVSAPPGYELYYLNVMAGPVRTWKFHNDPDHAWVMERKVTVK; encoded by the coding sequence ATGAGCGACCTGATCGTAGCTAGTGGCAAACCGGATCAATCGGGAAATGTCTTGCGGATCACGCCGGAATCCGCCGGGTGGCAGTATGTCGGATTTGAAGTGTATACGTTACAACAAGGGCAAACCTGGCAACAACACACCGACGATCAGGAAGTTTGCTTGGTGTTGTTAAGCGGCAAAGCCCATGTTTCCAGCACAAATGAGCAGTGGCAAAACATCGGTCAACGTATGGATGTATTTGAAAAGATTCCTCCTTATTCCGTCTATATTCCCTCGGATGATTGTTATCGTATAGAAGCGGTGACCGATGTGGAAGTAGCTGTCTGTCTGGCGCCGGGAAGAGGGACAACCGCTGCTCGTCTCATCCCGCCGGAAGAGGTGGGTGTTGAAACAAGGGGGGCAGGGAACATTGAGCGGCAGATTCACAATATCCTACCGGAACAAAAACCGGCGGATAGCTTGTTGGTGGTGGAAGTGTTTACCCCTGAAGGGAACTGGTCCAGCTATCCTCCACACAAGCATGACCGCGATCAACTGCCGGATGAATCGTATCTGGAAGAGACCTATTACCATAAAATCAACCCCGGCCACGGTTTTGCCGTGCAACGGGTGTATACCGATGATCGTTCCCTTGATGAAACATTAATTGTGAAAAACGGAGAGGCAGTCTTGGTTCCGAAAGGGTATCATCCCGTCTCAGCCCCACCAGGGTATGAACTCTACTACTTAAATGTGATGGCAGGACCGGTGCGCACGTGGAAGTTTCATAATGATCCCGATCACGCATGGGTGATGGAAAGGAAAGTGACGGTGAAATAG
- a CDS encoding Cgl0159 family (beta/alpha)8-fold protein translates to MDGLFQAADCTSIILEQRLHHPGRPRELAVHRRRRKGWQREKLVILAADHPARRETSAGGDLWAMADRAELLHRIVSTQSR, encoded by the coding sequence ATGGACGGATTATTTCAAGCAGCAGATTGCACATCGATCATTCTGGAACAGCGACTACATCATCCAGGACGACCGCGGGAGTTGGCCGTTCATCGCCGCCGTCGCAAGGGATGGCAGCGGGAGAAGCTGGTGATTTTAGCGGCGGATCACCCTGCTCGCCGGGAAACGAGTGCCGGTGGTGACTTATGGGCAATGGCAGATCGAGCGGAGCTGTTACACCGGATCGTTTCCACGCAATCCCGATGA
- a CDS encoding Cgl0159 family (beta/alpha)8-fold protein: MTYGQWQIERSCYTGSFPRNPDEMVRLIGVATGLGYTTENRWLKLPMTAEFDRLAAATTCPIVLLGGAKPGKTGTLVEDVRRCMDAGSHVRGLMIGRGVLFPEDGEQPEAVAARLVEAVHGVAAKEVVQ; this comes from the coding sequence GTGACTTATGGGCAATGGCAGATCGAGCGGAGCTGTTACACCGGATCGTTTCCACGCAATCCCGATGAGATGGTACGCCTGATCGGAGTGGCGACCGGCTTAGGGTATACAACGGAAAACCGTTGGCTTAAATTGCCGATGACGGCGGAGTTTGATCGGCTTGCCGCCGCCACCACTTGTCCGATTGTGTTGTTGGGTGGCGCAAAACCGGGCAAAACCGGTACTTTGGTGGAGGATGTGCGGCGGTGTATGGATGCGGGGTCCCATGTACGAGGATTGATGATCGGTCGAGGCGTCCTTTTTCCGGAAGACGGCGAACAACCGGAAGCCGTGGCCGCCCGCTTGGTGGAAGCGGTTCACGGTGTAGCGGCAAAGGAGGTTGTGCAATGA
- the iolC gene encoding 5-dehydro-2-deoxygluconokinase: MSGAEVYSLGRVIVDLYAHELHTPLRKVESFHKYLGGSAGNTAVGLARLGAKAGLISRVGNDQFGAFLSEKLAEEGVDTSMVNTDPNYPTGLAFAALFPPADSDVLFYRKPCADAHVSLEDIDFEVLRTAKALTVSCTVLSQSPGREATLAALEANRDSGGVNILDLDWRPMFWQDDEEARVIYRAALRLADVVLANEAELVFAGQSDKPADAARTLFSLGVTEVVAKRGGNGVLYYGNEEEFYVPPVAVEVLNTLGAGDGFGAAYTYGLLQGWSAQKRVRFAAAAGAIVVSRHSCSEAMPTLEEVKEWMDETPQQV, translated from the coding sequence ATGAGTGGAGCGGAAGTGTACAGTTTAGGGCGCGTAATTGTCGACTTATATGCCCACGAGCTTCATACCCCGTTGCGGAAAGTGGAGTCCTTTCATAAATATCTGGGAGGCTCAGCGGGGAATACCGCGGTGGGGCTTGCCCGTCTAGGCGCAAAAGCGGGCTTGATCAGCCGGGTGGGGAATGATCAATTTGGCGCCTTTCTTTCCGAGAAGCTGGCGGAAGAGGGGGTGGATACAAGCATGGTGAATACTGATCCCAACTATCCCACCGGATTAGCGTTTGCCGCCCTCTTTCCCCCGGCAGATTCCGATGTCTTGTTTTACCGAAAGCCTTGTGCCGATGCCCATGTCTCCCTGGAAGATATCGATTTTGAGGTGTTGCGGACAGCCAAGGCACTTACCGTTTCCTGTACGGTTTTATCCCAATCTCCGGGTCGGGAAGCTACATTGGCAGCATTGGAGGCGAATCGGGATTCCGGTGGAGTCAATATCCTCGATTTGGATTGGCGGCCGATGTTTTGGCAGGATGACGAAGAAGCGCGGGTGATTTATCGAGCGGCGTTGCGGCTGGCCGATGTGGTGTTGGCCAATGAAGCGGAATTAGTTTTTGCCGGACAGTCCGATAAACCGGCGGATGCGGCCCGTACACTGTTTTCCCTCGGTGTAACGGAAGTGGTAGCCAAACGGGGCGGAAACGGCGTCTTATATTATGGAAACGAAGAGGAGTTTTATGTTCCGCCGGTGGCGGTTGAGGTGCTAAATACCCTCGGTGCCGGGGACGGATTTGGAGCGGCCTATACCTATGGATTGTTACAGGGATGGTCAGCACAAAAGCGGGTGAGGTTTGCCGCCGCCGCCGGCGCGATTGTGGTTAGCCGTCACAGCTGTTCCGAAGCGATGCCGACGCTGGAGGAAGTAAAAGAATGGATGGACGAAACTCCGCAACAGGTATAA
- a CDS encoding CoA-acylating methylmalonate-semialdehyde dehydrogenase has protein sequence MTAPIQVKTLKNYIGGEWVDAASNQRMDVPNPASGKSLAAVPLSSKEEVAEAVAVAADTFRTWSKTPVPIRARILFRYQQLLLEHREELARLITLENGKSIKEALGEVQRGIECVEFAAGAPTLMMGTQLPDIANGIESGMYRYPIGVVGGITPFNFPMMVPCWMFPLAIACGNTFVLKPSERAPLSANRLAELFSEAGLPDGVFNVVHGAHDVVNGILEHPQIRAVSFVGSQPVAEYVYKNAAAQGKRVQALAGAKNHSIVMPDADLDTAIKGITAAAFGSAGERCMACSVVVAVGDIADALVERLVTAADRIKIGNGLEEDVFLGPVIRDTHKARTLGYIETGKKEGARLVRDGRQDDLPEEGWFIGPTIFDDVTPGMKIWEEEIFAPVLSVVRATDLTEAIAIANRSRFANGMCIYTDSAKAVRQFREEADAGMLGVNLGVPAPMAFFPFSGWKDSFYGDLHANGRDGVDFYTRKKMVTARY, from the coding sequence ATGACGGCACCGATTCAAGTAAAAACCTTAAAAAATTACATAGGGGGAGAGTGGGTGGACGCCGCCTCCAATCAACGGATGGATGTTCCTAATCCAGCTAGCGGTAAGTCCCTCGCCGCAGTACCCCTGTCCTCCAAGGAAGAGGTGGCTGAGGCGGTGGCGGTTGCCGCTGACACTTTTCGCACCTGGAGCAAGACACCGGTGCCGATACGGGCCCGGATTCTGTTTCGCTATCAGCAATTGTTGTTGGAACATCGCGAAGAGTTAGCACGGCTGATCACGTTGGAAAACGGCAAAAGTATCAAGGAAGCTTTGGGTGAGGTACAACGGGGAATCGAATGTGTAGAGTTTGCCGCCGGTGCTCCCACCCTGATGATGGGCACACAGCTGCCGGATATCGCCAACGGGATTGAATCGGGGATGTATCGTTATCCGATTGGAGTGGTGGGCGGGATTACCCCGTTTAATTTTCCGATGATGGTGCCTTGTTGGATGTTCCCGCTGGCAATCGCTTGTGGAAACACCTTTGTACTGAAACCGTCGGAGCGGGCGCCCCTTTCCGCCAATCGCTTGGCGGAGCTTTTTAGCGAGGCGGGCTTGCCTGACGGTGTGTTCAATGTGGTTCACGGTGCCCATGATGTGGTTAACGGCATCCTGGAGCATCCACAGATTCGCGCGGTTTCTTTTGTCGGTTCCCAACCGGTGGCAGAATACGTCTATAAAAATGCCGCTGCCCAGGGCAAACGGGTGCAAGCCTTAGCTGGAGCTAAAAACCACTCCATTGTGATGCCTGATGCGGATCTGGATACAGCTATCAAAGGCATTACCGCCGCTGCCTTCGGGTCGGCGGGAGAGCGGTGTATGGCTTGCTCGGTAGTGGTAGCTGTCGGTGATATTGCCGATGCGTTGGTGGAGCGATTGGTTACAGCGGCAGATAGAATTAAAATCGGTAACGGCTTGGAAGAAGACGTTTTTCTCGGGCCGGTCATCCGTGATACCCACAAAGCCCGTACCCTCGGTTATATTGAGACCGGAAAAAAAGAAGGCGCCCGGCTGGTACGAGACGGCCGCCAAGACGATTTGCCTGAAGAAGGGTGGTTTATCGGTCCCACTATCTTTGACGATGTTACGCCCGGCATGAAAATCTGGGAAGAGGAAATTTTCGCCCCGGTGTTGTCGGTGGTACGGGCTACCGATCTGACAGAAGCGATCGCCATCGCCAACCGTTCCCGCTTTGCCAATGGCATGTGCATCTATACCGATAGCGCCAAAGCGGTGCGCCAGTTTCGGGAGGAAGCCGATGCCGGCATGTTGGGCGTCAACTTAGGCGTTCCTGCCCCCATGGCCTTCTTCCCTTTCTCCGGCTGGAAAGACTCCTTTTATGGTGACCTTCATGCCAATGGCCGCGACGGAGTCGATTTCTACACCCGCAAAAAGATGGTCACCGCTCGCTATTAA
- a CDS encoding phenylacetate--CoA ligase family protein gives MFQPELEILERRRLEELQVERLQTTLERVYSSVPFYRQRLDRAGVKPNQIRCVDDVRRLPFTHKTDLREAYPFGLFAVKPNKVARIHASSGTSGKPTVVGYTKDDLQRWAEVCARAIVTAGGKPGDRLHNAYGYGLFTGGLGLHQGAHRLDMTVIPASVGQRKRHVLLIQDFQPQGVAATPSFMLSLGETMKELGIDPRQTSLLYGIFGAEPWSEAMRTALEEMWGMDALDIYGLSEVIGPGVSIECREAKDGLHIAEDHFVVEVIDPDSAEPLPDGETGELVFTSLTKEAFPILRYRTGDIASLTQERCRCGRSHARMSRVKGRVDDMLIVRGVNLFPSELENVIIRVEQLAPHYQVVLSQKEAINRITLEVEVTTGWWEQQGKVLDYEREGVHQLYQRVKSLLKERLGITIEVALKPPHSLPRAEGKAVRVIDRRAIR, from the coding sequence TTGTTTCAACCGGAGCTGGAAATTCTGGAGCGTCGTCGGTTGGAAGAACTACAGGTGGAGCGGTTGCAAACAACCCTGGAGCGGGTATATTCCTCTGTTCCATTTTATCGACAGCGGCTGGATCGAGCAGGGGTGAAGCCGAATCAAATCCGGTGTGTAGATGATGTGCGCCGGTTACCCTTTACACATAAGACGGATCTAAGGGAAGCGTATCCCTTTGGCTTATTTGCCGTTAAACCGAATAAGGTGGCCCGGATTCATGCTTCCTCTGGAACGAGCGGAAAGCCAACAGTAGTGGGGTACACAAAAGACGATCTACAGCGCTGGGCGGAAGTGTGTGCACGTGCGATTGTTACTGCTGGAGGAAAGCCGGGGGATCGGTTGCACAATGCATATGGATACGGTTTGTTTACCGGTGGGTTGGGATTACATCAGGGCGCTCATCGCCTCGACATGACGGTTATTCCTGCCTCTGTCGGTCAACGCAAACGTCATGTCCTGTTGATTCAGGATTTTCAGCCGCAAGGGGTTGCCGCTACCCCTTCTTTTATGCTTAGCCTGGGGGAAACGATGAAAGAATTGGGGATCGATCCGAGACAAACTTCGCTCTTGTATGGAATTTTTGGCGCGGAGCCGTGGTCGGAAGCGATGCGGACAGCCTTAGAAGAGATGTGGGGAATGGATGCCTTGGATATCTATGGACTGTCGGAGGTGATTGGACCAGGAGTGTCGATTGAATGTCGCGAAGCAAAAGACGGACTTCATATCGCGGAAGATCATTTTGTGGTGGAAGTGATTGATCCCGATTCAGCAGAACCCCTGCCGGATGGAGAAACCGGAGAATTGGTTTTTACGTCCCTGACGAAAGAAGCATTTCCGATATTGCGCTATCGTACAGGGGACATCGCGTCCCTCACCCAGGAACGGTGTCGGTGTGGCCGTTCCCATGCCCGCATGTCCCGTGTCAAAGGGCGGGTGGACGATATGCTTATCGTTCGTGGTGTCAATCTGTTTCCATCGGAGTTGGAAAATGTGATCATCCGCGTGGAGCAATTAGCCCCCCATTATCAAGTGGTGCTTTCACAAAAGGAGGCGATCAATCGAATCACCTTAGAAGTAGAGGTGACAACTGGCTGGTGGGAACAACAGGGTAAAGTTCTCGATTACGAGCGGGAGGGTGTACACCAGCTTTATCAACGGGTGAAATCGCTGTTAAAGGAGAGGCTCGGCATTACTATAGAAGTAGCATTAAAACCGCCCCATTCCCTACCCCGCGCAGAGGGAAAAGCGGTCCGGGTGATCGACCGTCGTGCAATCCGCTAA